The following proteins are encoded in a genomic region of Vicugna pacos chromosome 16, VicPac4, whole genome shotgun sequence:
- the CHMP6 gene encoding charged multivesicular body protein 6, which translates to MGNLFGRKKQSRVTEQDKAILQLKQQRDRLKQYQKRITQQLEREREVARQLLRDGRKERAKLLLKKKRYREQLLDKTENQITSLETMVQSIEFTQIEMKVLEGLQVGNECLNKMHQVMSIEEVERILDETQEAVEYQRQIDELLAGSFTQEDEDAILEELDAITQEQIELPEVPSEPLPEKKPEKVPVKAGPRQAELVAAS; encoded by the exons ATGGGCAACCTGTTCGGCCGCAAGAAGCAGAGCCGGGTCACGGAGCAGGACAAGGCCATCCTG CAACTGAAGCAGCAGCGGGACCGGCTAAAGCAGTACCAGAAGAGGATCACCCAGCAGCTGGAGCGGGAGCGGGAGGTCGCCCGGCAGCTCCTGCGCGACGGCAGGAAGGA GCGGGCCAAGCTGCTGCTCAAGAAGAAGCGGTACCGGGAGCAGCTCCTGGACAAGACGGAAAACCAGATCACCAGCCTGGAGACCATG GTCCAGAGTATTGAGTTCACCCAGATTGAAATGAAGGTGCTCGAGGGGCTGCAGGTCGGAAATGAGTGTCTGAATAAGATGCACCAG GTGATGTCCATAGAAGAGGTGGAGCGGATACTGGACGAGACCCAGGAGGCCGTGGAGTACCAGCGG CAAATAGATGAGCTGTTGGCAGGAAGCTTCACGCAGGAGGACGAAGATGCCATCCTGGAGGAGCTGGATGCAATCACTCAG GAACAGATCGAGCTGCCAGAGGTTCCTTCGGAGCCTCTTCCCGAAAAGAAGCCAG AGAAAGTCCCCGTCAAGGCCGGGCCCAGGCAGGCGGAACTGGTGGCAGCCTCATAA